AACGTGTTACATCTTCTAAATTTTCACGTATACGAAATCCAAGTAATCCAAATATAGCTTCTTCTTCCTCGTAAACATATAAAAAATCAAACGGACTCATTTGTACGAATTGTAGGCGGTTGTTCATATCTTCATAGGAAATAGAGGAACCTTTTAATTCTTTCGTTAAAGAACAAAGTGCGTCTATATCATCTATCGTTGCTTCACGAATTTGAAAAGACATATTATCAACTCCAATAAAATGTAATCAAACATTTAATATTCTGTTAAAAAATGTTTTTTCCTGCTATGAAAATAAATATTTTATAATGATATATAGATAGTTATATGTTATTCTTTTCCTTGATTGTATTGGAAATGGAAAGAAGGGGAATGCATGTTAAAAGTAAATATCCGCTCAGCTGGATATGAAATAGGCGAAAAAACAATTCATGATATAGTTTTTTCTATCGAAAAAGGTGAACTAGTTGCTCTTATTGGAGCAAATGGTGCTGGGAAAAGTACAACGATTAAAACGATACTCGGATTACTTGTAAATATGGACGGTGAAATATCATTCGGTGAAAAGAAAAATCCGTATGCATACGTACCAGAACATCCAACATACTATGATTACTTGACGCTCTGGGAACATATTGAATTATTAATGGCAGCTCGTGGAAGTGAAATGGGAAGTTGGGAAGAACGAGCGGAACAATTATTACATACTTTTCGAATGAATAAGCATAAACATGAGTATTTATCAAAGTTTTCAAAAGGCATGAAACAAAAGTCTATGCTAATATTGGCGTTTTTAACTGAGCCAGATTTTTATATCATTGACGAACCTTTTATCGGTTTAGATCCAGTAGCTACGAAAGAGTTTTTAAATTATTTATATAAAGAAAAAGAGCGCGGGGCAGGAATTTTACTTTGTACGCACGTATTAGATACTGCTGAAAAAATTTGTGAAAGATTTTTACTCATTTCACAAGGTACATTAGTCGCAGATGGACATTTAGAATCTATTCAAATATTAGCGGAAATGCCGGGTAGTTCATTATTAGACTGCTTTGATGTAATTGTAAGGCGTGAACAACATGATTAAACAACAATTTTATAAGAGATTACGCCATGAACTTGAGCGGAAATGGAAGTCTATACGTTCGGTAACAGATTGGACAGTCGCATTATATATTATTATTCCAGCACTTATATTTATGGGAATCTATTATCGATCGCTATGGATAAATGAATTATCAACGGAAGAGACGATTTATTTCGGATTAGGATTACTCGCATTTTATCTAGTAACATATCCAAGAGGAGTTCGTTCATTTTTTGAGCAAGCGGATAGTTTATTTTTAATTTCGTATGCAACACATATGCGAAAATTAGTCCAGTATGGCATGATGTACACATTTGTTCGAATAGCGATAACGAATATAATAGTAGTCGTTATTATGTTACCAGTGTTGATGAAAAGTATCGAAGTAACAGAGATACAAGTCCTATTATTTTGGGTATTCTTTACTATATTTCGATTTATGTTGTCGTTGTTAACGAGATTTGTTCATGTACATGTGGGGAAACGATGGGTTTTATGGATTGTAAAAAATGTAGTATTTTCTATGAGCGTGTCCTTTTTTGGAATTAGTTTATTTTTTATTTATAAAAATCCGTTGTATTCAATTCTATTTATCGGTCTAGTAATTTTCTTAAGTAGTGTATTAGTAAAAGAGAAAATGAATTATAAAAAGTTCTTTTTTAAAGAAATCGAGAAAGAAAAGGAGGAAAGCATGCGCTGGACGAGCGGAATTATGCAAGTTGGTGGTCATGCGGCTAAACCGAGTAGTTCAAATAAAAAACCGTGGATGTTTCCGCGCTCTAAAAGACTTTTAGGGAAAAAAGCTGATTCTCGTATTGTCGAATCTTTTTTGAAAGAATTTTTCCGTACAAGTACTGCACGAATATTTTATATTCAAATTATATGTATCAGTACTGCAAGTATAATTATGACTCCAAGGTGGATTGCAGCTATTGTTCTCGTATTTGCTGTAGTTGCAATTTCTCGCTATGCACGTGATTATTGGAATGAATTTACGAATAAGATGTTTCTTCGTTTATATTGTGATGAAGGGAAATTACTATTGTTAAGATGGAAGGCAGATCGTTATTTACTACTACCAGCAATACTTTTATATGGAATAGTTATACTCTCACAGTTTTATTTATTGCCAGCTGTGGTAGGCAGCGTTGTTTTTATTTTATTAATTGTATGGATTGTATTTGTACCATTAAAAAAGAGCCATTGACGGCTCTTTTTCTAGTCTGTAACACATTGATAAATAAAATATACTAAAACGAGTATACTTGCGGCGGAATAAATGACATCTAAAGTCATCTGATCGCCTCCTTATTGTTGTTGTTGTATTTTTATTGTATGAAATCTTACAATTTCATATTCAAGTGAAAAATATGTGAACGTTAACAAAATTGTAAAGTGCAAAAATTACAATCATTTTGTATAATAGAAGAAACCACCGTTATATAAAAAATAATGAGTAAAAGGGGAGGGAACATAAATGCCAAATTGGTTTAGAAAAACCTTAGTCGCATTAATTACCGTGTTTACATTTGGTTTAGTGACGCCTCCTTCCATATTACTTGATAATGCCAAAGCTGCGGACAAGCCTACGAGCACAGCTGGGCAACAAAGTTTGGAGAGCACGTCCTATACATATGAAGAAACGAATGACAGGTTAACCACCGATACTTTTATTACTTATGCAATGCAAGAAGCAGAGAAGCAGTCGATGCAAAAGTTTGGTACTAAAATTGGTCCAGTAATTGAAGATGAGTTTAAAGATGTAATATTACCGAAAATTGAAGAGGCAATTGCTGAGCTTGCTAGTGATGTACCAGAAGATTC
This DNA window, taken from Bacillus cereus ATCC 14579, encodes the following:
- a CDS encoding YpjP family protein → MPNWFRKTLVALITVFTFGLVTPPSILLDNAKAADKPTSTAGQQSLESTSYTYEETNDRLTTDTFITYAMQEAEKQSMQKFGTKIGPVIEDEFKDVILPKIEEAIAELASDVPEDSLQSLAISQKPAGGNNEKIFHVYDTKSGNDLLRFHVRRDHPPQDGYYFNFHYHRFDDGYSGHHELGNIYWNTNVPPKWLS
- a CDS encoding ABC transporter permease gives rise to the protein MIKQQFYKRLRHELERKWKSIRSVTDWTVALYIIIPALIFMGIYYRSLWINELSTEETIYFGLGLLAFYLVTYPRGVRSFFEQADSLFLISYATHMRKLVQYGMMYTFVRIAITNIIVVVIMLPVLMKSIEVTEIQVLLFWVFFTIFRFMLSLLTRFVHVHVGKRWVLWIVKNVVFSMSVSFFGISLFFIYKNPLYSILFIGLVIFLSSVLVKEKMNYKKFFFKEIEKEKEESMRWTSGIMQVGGHAAKPSSSNKKPWMFPRSKRLLGKKADSRIVESFLKEFFRTSTARIFYIQIICISTASIIMTPRWIAAIVLVFAVVAISRYARDYWNEFTNKMFLRLYCDEGKLLLLRWKADRYLLLPAILLYGIVILSQFYLLPAVVGSVVFILLIVWIVFVPLKKSH
- a CDS encoding ABC transporter ATP-binding protein translates to MLKVNIRSAGYEIGEKTIHDIVFSIEKGELVALIGANGAGKSTTIKTILGLLVNMDGEISFGEKKNPYAYVPEHPTYYDYLTLWEHIELLMAARGSEMGSWEERAEQLLHTFRMNKHKHEYLSKFSKGMKQKSMLILAFLTEPDFYIIDEPFIGLDPVATKEFLNYLYKEKERGAGILLCTHVLDTAEKICERFLLISQGTLVADGHLESIQILAEMPGSSLLDCFDVIVRREQHD
- a CDS encoding GNAT family N-acetyltransferase, yielding MSFQIREATIDDIDALCSLTKELKGSSISYEDMNNRLQFVQMSPFDFLYVYEEEEAIFGLLGFRIRENLEDVTRYGEISIISVDSNIRRKGIGQVLMDYAEQLAKKHNCIGTWLVSGTKRVEAHPFYKKLGYEVNGYRFVKYF